A single genomic interval of Microbulbifer variabilis harbors:
- a CDS encoding tetratricopeptide repeat protein, with protein MHCIDLRNCPSGIFRLTATLLILATLSACGSLPLGKNAQQKDASIEHVITENPYLANAKRVPKEASVAMAQAHESFNNGDSSTAVQQLQQVIERWPELSGPWLNLGIVQQKSEQAEHAENSFRKAIEVNDGNVFAWNQLAALLRDAGRFEEAEQCYLQALNLWPDFSDAHRNLGILYDLYLNRPEEALQQYRLAQSSREQGDKLLDAWILELERRL; from the coding sequence ATGCACTGCATTGATTTGCGCAATTGCCCCAGTGGTATTTTTCGCCTCACAGCAACACTACTGATTCTGGCGACACTCAGCGCCTGTGGCAGCCTTCCACTTGGTAAAAATGCTCAACAGAAGGACGCCTCAATTGAGCATGTAATTACCGAAAACCCCTATTTGGCGAATGCCAAGCGGGTTCCCAAAGAGGCCAGCGTCGCTATGGCTCAGGCACACGAGAGCTTTAACAACGGAGATAGCTCAACCGCAGTGCAGCAGCTACAGCAGGTCATTGAACGCTGGCCAGAGCTCTCTGGCCCCTGGCTAAACCTCGGGATAGTACAGCAGAAAAGTGAACAGGCCGAGCATGCGGAAAATAGCTTTCGCAAGGCGATTGAGGTCAATGACGGTAATGTATTTGCCTGGAATCAGTTGGCTGCACTACTACGTGACGCAGGCCGTTTCGAAGAGGCCGAACAGTGCTACCTGCAGGCGCTGAACCTTTGGCCCGACTTTAGCGATGCGCACCGCAATCTGGGTATTCTCTATGACCTCTATCTAAACAGGCCGGAAGAGGCATTACAGCAATACCGTTTGGCCCAGAGCAGTCGAGAGCAAGGAGACAAATTACTCGACGCTTGGATATTGGAACTGGAGCGTAGACTCTGA
- a CDS encoding MotA/TolQ/ExbB proton channel family protein, translating to MEFTQALLRFFQTGGPFMYPIALVLVIGLAMVVERWIFLSRAKSANRRAYLQVLPLLQKRSYQNVLQLARDNDAAMGRIAAAGINTLQFAKREENIALAIEEGILEAVPRLEKRTNYLATLANIATLLGLLGTIMGLIAAFTAVAAADPAEKATMLSTSISVAMNTTAFGLISAIPLLLFNSMLQNKTNEIVDSLQMAGVKFLNLLTMGRPQKTEQQRAVNA from the coding sequence ATGGAATTTACTCAGGCGTTATTGCGCTTTTTCCAGACTGGCGGCCCTTTTATGTATCCTATTGCCCTGGTGCTGGTTATCGGCCTCGCTATGGTAGTGGAACGCTGGATTTTTCTTTCCCGCGCTAAGAGCGCCAATCGCCGCGCTTATCTGCAGGTATTACCGCTACTGCAAAAACGCAGTTATCAAAATGTATTACAATTGGCCCGGGACAACGATGCTGCGATGGGTCGCATTGCCGCCGCCGGTATTAATACCCTGCAATTCGCCAAGCGCGAGGAAAATATTGCATTGGCAATCGAAGAGGGCATCCTCGAAGCAGTACCGCGCCTGGAAAAGCGCACCAACTACCTGGCTACCCTGGCCAATATTGCTACCCTACTCGGTTTGTTAGGCACCATTATGGGCCTTATCGCAGCGTTCACCGCTGTAGCCGCTGCCGACCCTGCGGAAAAAGCCACTATGTTGTCTACCAGTATCTCCGTAGCAATGAATACCACCGCATTCGGGCTTATCTCAGCAATTCCCCTTCTGCTATTTAATTCCATGCTACAAAACAAGACCAATGAAATTGTAGATAGCCTGCAGATGGCCGGAGTAAAGTTCCTAAATCTGTTGACTATGGGCCGCCCACAAAAAACGGAACAGCAGCGCGCAGTGAATGCCTGA
- a CDS encoding ExbD/TolR family protein: MLKLNIRRRGHEEAELDITSFMSLMTILVPVLLLNMVFSHISVLKLNLPGISDGSSSATEQENRQLELVLRTAHVDINYPAGQLVRRVENTDGEPDMETVSLILQQIKRNLREKSIEKDDLVILSEKGTSYKTLVAAMDTARSYRAVVAASVVDAELFPQISLGDAPQQTTVVGK, translated from the coding sequence ATGTTGAAATTAAATATTCGTCGCCGTGGACACGAGGAAGCAGAGCTCGACATCACCTCTTTTATGAGCCTGATGACCATCCTGGTTCCTGTACTGCTGCTCAATATGGTGTTTTCCCATATTTCAGTTTTAAAACTCAATCTTCCTGGCATCAGTGATGGAAGCAGTAGTGCAACTGAACAGGAAAATCGACAGTTGGAACTGGTATTACGCACCGCACATGTTGATATCAATTACCCGGCAGGGCAACTAGTCAGGCGAGTGGAGAATACCGATGGTGAACCAGATATGGAAACGGTTTCCCTGATATTGCAGCAGATAAAGCGTAACTTAAGGGAAAAATCCATCGAGAAAGACGACTTGGTCATTCTCTCGGAAAAAGGTACATCCTACAAAACCCTGGTGGCAGCTATGGATACCGCACGCAGCTATCGAGCAGTAGTTGCCGCATCAGTCGTCGATGCCGAGTTGTTTCCACAGATTTCCCTGGGCGATGCCCCCCAGCAAACAACCGTAGTGGGGAAATAA
- a CDS encoding ExbD/TolR family protein, translating into MMLNAAAKLQERRQRQKRQQSKLNLVSLMDIFTILVFFLLVNSTSDVQVLQTDKTIKLPKSTSQQKPEVTTVVRVNNQQLFVGDRMIVGINDIDAGKENIEPLLKELEYRAERAGELSDEQKQRGRSVTIMGDEQVPYKLLKQIMQTCAQADYRDISFAVEQTAPIDPAGVES; encoded by the coding sequence ATGATGCTTAACGCAGCCGCCAAATTACAGGAGCGGCGTCAGCGACAGAAACGACAGCAATCGAAGCTCAATCTGGTTTCTCTAATGGACATTTTCACCATTCTGGTATTTTTCCTGTTGGTGAACTCCACTAGTGATGTACAGGTTTTGCAAACAGACAAAACTATCAAGCTACCCAAGTCCACTTCTCAGCAAAAGCCGGAAGTTACTACGGTCGTGAGGGTCAATAATCAGCAATTATTCGTTGGTGATCGCATGATCGTGGGCATTAACGATATTGACGCTGGTAAGGAAAATATCGAGCCCCTCTTGAAGGAACTGGAGTACCGCGCCGAACGCGCCGGTGAACTCAGCGACGAGCAAAAGCAAAGGGGACGCTCGGTCACCATTATGGGTGACGAGCAGGTTCCCTATAAGTTGCTCAAACAGATTATGCAGACCTGCGCCCAGGCAGATTACCGCGATATCTCTTTTGCTGTTGAGCAGACAGCACCAATAGATCCCGCGGGGGTGGAAAGCTGA
- a CDS encoding AgmX/PglI C-terminal domain-containing protein, with product MSTATSRYAPWQLQETLLPWSASNQEDQRFIKFLRAGLIVFAVCGSIVTFAPVPELTREQAERVPPQLAKVILEKKELPKPKPKPKAKPKPEEKKPDAEKPKEKPEPKKVEKEKPKPAPKPEPSKVETPPVATIQKAREKAASSGINALADDLLDMRESFDTGEVTRGQLSAGNATAAQTQRNMISDKSKTSSGGVRAESISTDTGGVSLAGRQTTRVEQAQAKGSAKQAARRVRGEKLARTDNAIRGIMEANKAAINAIYDRALRRDPTLQGKITVQLVIEANGTISSIKLIESELNNPALERKLLARIRMINFGSADVKATTRNYSIDFLPS from the coding sequence ATGAGCACTGCAACCAGCCGCTATGCCCCCTGGCAACTACAGGAAACCCTGTTGCCCTGGTCTGCTTCCAACCAGGAAGACCAGCGCTTTATAAAGTTCCTGCGTGCAGGGCTTATTGTCTTCGCCGTTTGCGGTTCCATCGTTACCTTTGCTCCAGTGCCGGAGCTGACCCGGGAACAGGCAGAGCGAGTGCCACCACAACTGGCCAAGGTTATCCTGGAGAAAAAGGAGCTCCCCAAGCCGAAGCCCAAACCCAAGGCCAAACCAAAGCCTGAGGAAAAAAAACCTGACGCAGAGAAACCCAAAGAAAAACCAGAACCTAAAAAAGTCGAGAAGGAAAAGCCGAAACCGGCTCCGAAACCCGAGCCCAGTAAAGTAGAGACACCCCCTGTTGCCACTATACAAAAAGCGCGGGAAAAAGCGGCGAGCAGCGGCATCAATGCCCTGGCCGACGATTTATTGGATATGCGTGAGAGTTTTGATACGGGTGAAGTTACCCGCGGTCAGCTCAGTGCCGGTAACGCCACTGCCGCACAAACACAGCGCAATATGATCAGCGACAAATCCAAAACTTCAAGCGGTGGAGTCCGGGCCGAAAGTATCAGCACTGACACCGGAGGCGTATCACTGGCGGGCCGACAAACCACCCGGGTTGAGCAGGCTCAGGCGAAAGGCTCCGCCAAGCAGGCGGCCAGGAGAGTCAGAGGTGAGAAGTTGGCGCGAACTGACAATGCCATTCGCGGCATAATGGAGGCCAACAAGGCGGCAATCAATGCGATCTATGACCGTGCCTTACGCCGTGATCCCACCCTGCAGGGTAAAATTACCGTGCAGCTGGTGATTGAAGCAAACGGCACTATTTCGTCCATCAAGTTGATTGAGAGTGAGCTGAACAACCCCGCCCTGGAGCGTAAGCTGCTGGCGAGGATCCGCATGATTAACTTTGGTTCTGCGGATGTTAAAGCCACAACCCGCAATTACTCCATCGACTTCCTGCCATCCTGA
- a CDS encoding DUF2237 family protein: MEMDSSVNVFGDALIPCSLAPMTGFFRDGCCNTCKEDQGSHTVCVEVNDEFLAFSRSRGNDLSTPIEEYGFPGLAPGDRWCLCAARWLEAQQQDRAPRVFLQRTHVKALEIVPLQLLRQYAADLN; this comes from the coding sequence ATGGAGATGGATAGTTCGGTTAATGTGTTTGGCGATGCACTTATTCCCTGCAGCCTGGCACCAATGACCGGTTTTTTTCGCGACGGCTGCTGCAACACCTGCAAAGAGGATCAAGGCTCCCACACGGTTTGTGTGGAAGTAAATGATGAGTTCTTGGCATTTTCCCGCAGCCGTGGCAACGACCTGAGTACGCCGATTGAGGAGTACGGGTTTCCGGGGTTGGCTCCGGGAGACCGCTGGTGCCTGTGCGCCGCCCGCTGGTTGGAGGCCCAGCAGCAGGATAGGGCACCGAGAGTTTTTTTACAGCGTACCCATGTGAAAGCTCTGGAGATTGTACCTCTACAGCTACTGCGACAATACGCTGCAGATTTGAATTAA
- a CDS encoding DUF2939 domain-containing protein: MKKFLWAGAVIIMVITAGYVALPFYAMEQLQRAAQMAGAQEPEKRRESIDTLERYVDFPVLRDNLRVRLQEQLRSSIGNSIPQEFDELLTAGANFVMGPLMQQFVTPEGVAALLRGGEDLQGIERKLFGQDTAPQADSYPQTRQDSEEKPESSWRRLKWRFTDINHLSADYGEANRAELRLIMQRNGLHWQLVDIELLNGTEGEG, from the coding sequence ATGAAGAAATTTCTATGGGCGGGGGCTGTGATAATAATGGTTATCACAGCTGGATATGTGGCACTGCCCTTTTATGCAATGGAACAGTTGCAGCGTGCGGCGCAAATGGCGGGTGCGCAAGAGCCAGAAAAAAGGCGAGAGAGTATCGATACGCTGGAACGCTACGTGGACTTTCCGGTATTACGTGACAATTTAAGAGTCCGTTTACAGGAACAGCTGCGCTCTTCTATAGGCAATTCAATTCCACAGGAATTTGATGAGCTACTAACCGCCGGTGCGAATTTTGTCATGGGGCCATTAATGCAACAGTTTGTAACCCCAGAGGGGGTCGCAGCCCTGTTGCGTGGCGGTGAGGACTTACAGGGGATCGAACGAAAGTTGTTTGGCCAGGACACAGCACCCCAGGCAGATTCCTATCCGCAGACCCGGCAAGATTCTGAAGAAAAGCCTGAGAGCAGTTGGAGACGTCTCAAATGGCGTTTTACCGATATTAACCACCTGAGTGCGGATTACGGGGAGGCCAACCGGGCAGAACTGCGGTTGATTATGCAGCGCAATGGGCTGCATTGGCAGCTGGTGGATATCGAATTACTCAATGGCACCGAGGGGGAAGGCTGA
- a CDS encoding RDD family protein — protein MLDTTYNVETPEGIDLRARAAGPVPRILAFAVDVFYRTLILTALGIGLAFAETAGIGIWLVCSFLLEWFYPVFFEVLRGGQTPGKKAFGLMVVNDNLTPISWGASIVRNLLRFADFLPFAYATGVIAMTLGRHFQRLGDLAAGTLVIYRDEDKVPVALPDTTPLPPPRNFKQQDQLALISLLERHEDLSEARQQELANLLEPVTEKRDSAALEYLRSVGSWLLGGRG, from the coding sequence TTGCTGGATACCACCTACAACGTCGAAACCCCTGAGGGTATCGATCTGCGTGCACGGGCTGCAGGGCCTGTGCCGCGCATCCTCGCCTTTGCCGTGGATGTGTTTTACCGCACCCTAATACTGACCGCTCTGGGTATAGGTTTGGCCTTTGCCGAAACCGCCGGTATAGGAATCTGGCTGGTCTGCTCCTTCCTGCTGGAGTGGTTCTACCCGGTGTTTTTTGAAGTGCTGCGCGGCGGCCAGACACCGGGTAAAAAGGCCTTCGGCCTGATGGTGGTCAACGACAATCTCACCCCCATCTCCTGGGGTGCTTCCATAGTGCGCAACCTTTTGCGCTTTGCCGACTTTCTCCCTTTCGCTTACGCCACCGGCGTTATTGCCATGACCCTCGGGCGACACTTCCAGCGTCTCGGTGACTTGGCCGCCGGTACCCTGGTGATCTACAGGGACGAGGACAAGGTGCCTGTAGCCCTGCCGGATACAACGCCTCTTCCACCACCGCGCAATTTCAAACAACAGGACCAGCTGGCCCTGATCAGTTTACTGGAACGCCACGAAGACCTGAGCGAAGCGCGCCAACAAGAGCTGGCCAATTTGCTCGAACCCGTTACCGAGAAGAGAGATAGCGCTGCACTGGAATACCTGCGCTCTGTAGGTAGTTGGTTATTGGGCGGCAGGGGCTGA
- a CDS encoding stage II sporulation protein M, with protein sequence MRQRDFENRYRDSWAQLEAWLKSDSKSTQASALDLPVVYRELCQQLAVAKERQYTSRLIDHLNKLVTAAHHRVYRQQTLRRKGWLHYLLAGFPQAVRANGRVVLLATALFLLPALVMGIGTYNNDALIYAVMSPGDVLSLESMYDPGNRVLGRERGSDTDLAMFGFYIKNNIGIAFRTFAGGILFGLGSIFFLVFNGLFIGAAFGHITRVGFVSTFYPFVISHGAFELTAIVLAGAAGLLLGRSLVDPGQHRRSVALRLASVEAMKIMYGTFLMLVIAAFLEAFWSSSATTPITIKLGFGALLWLLVFAYFALAGRGDSSHAS encoded by the coding sequence ATGAGACAGAGAGATTTTGAGAATCGCTACCGCGACAGCTGGGCACAGCTGGAAGCCTGGCTGAAAAGCGATAGCAAAAGTACGCAGGCGAGCGCCCTGGATCTTCCGGTCGTCTACCGGGAGCTGTGTCAGCAACTGGCGGTGGCCAAAGAGCGTCAATATACCAGCCGCCTGATCGACCACCTCAACAAGCTGGTTACAGCGGCCCACCACCGGGTTTACCGCCAGCAAACTCTACGCCGCAAAGGTTGGCTGCACTATCTGTTGGCCGGATTTCCCCAGGCGGTGCGCGCCAATGGCCGCGTAGTGTTGTTGGCAACGGCACTGTTTTTACTGCCCGCCCTAGTGATGGGCATCGGCACCTACAATAACGACGCACTGATTTATGCGGTGATGTCGCCAGGAGACGTTTTATCCTTGGAATCGATGTACGATCCCGGCAACCGCGTGCTGGGGCGCGAGCGCGGCTCCGATACCGATCTGGCCATGTTTGGCTTCTATATCAAGAACAATATCGGCATTGCTTTCCGAACTTTTGCCGGGGGCATATTGTTCGGACTCGGCTCCATCTTTTTCCTGGTCTTTAATGGGCTATTTATCGGTGCGGCTTTTGGGCATATCACGCGAGTGGGATTTGTCTCCACATTTTACCCATTTGTGATCAGTCACGGCGCCTTTGAACTGACCGCCATAGTACTGGCCGGCGCCGCCGGCCTGTTGTTAGGGCGCTCGCTGGTGGATCCGGGACAACACCGCCGTTCTGTGGCGCTGCGCCTGGCCAGTGTCGAGGCCATGAAAATCATGTACGGCACTTTCCTGATGCTGGTGATCGCCGCCTTCCTCGAAGCCTTCTGGTCCTCCAGCGCTACCACGCCCATAACAATTAAGTTAGGTTTCGGCGCCCTACTATGGCTGCTGGTATTCGCTTACTTCGCCCTGGCTGGGCGCGGGGATTCCAGCCATGCAAGTTAA
- a CDS encoding DUF4129 domain-containing protein, producing the protein MQVKNMAVRARLRSPWESIDLGVALARKHWLPMFLVWLLPAALVLGALAWFFPGHPGWSLFALWWLKPVFDRLPLFMISRTLFGAPVSALAALKEFFRHNRTDWLAWITLRRLSPTRSFDMPVTVLEQSKGTARSARIGVLHRKHSGAATWLTLTGIHLESFFLIAAFILIYLFIPEQIVANIQWIPLIRGETLALEWASNILCLLIMAAVAPFYIVSGFCLYIGRRIELEGWDIEIQFRDLVERYRHTQRAGKKTATSTSPLAALLLLCVLAGTSFAPAPRAYAETLQTPAQAQQHIDEILAGEDFHSIEQESGWRLKKIEEERGKIPEWIIELFEWLFKWLMQNSQEADDSSDINWGALLAKPIELLLWIGVIAGLLYLGWRHREAILNSFRWQHKPKTKPVAPETLFGLDVRQSSLPDDVCAEVMRLWRTGDQRAGLGLLYRSTLSHLIEDFQFQFGDHLTESECAQLVSQRQRSPQEALRPVSAPLSQFVQQLTGSWQQLAYAHRPPADEQLGGLCQQWQEVFGNDR; encoded by the coding sequence ATGCAAGTTAAAAATATGGCGGTAAGGGCACGCCTGCGCTCGCCCTGGGAATCCATCGATCTGGGTGTCGCCCTGGCACGCAAGCACTGGCTGCCGATGTTTCTGGTCTGGTTGTTGCCGGCAGCTTTGGTACTGGGTGCCTTAGCCTGGTTCTTCCCGGGTCATCCCGGCTGGTCACTGTTCGCTCTCTGGTGGTTAAAACCGGTGTTTGACCGACTGCCGCTGTTCATGATCAGCCGCACTCTGTTCGGCGCACCGGTATCTGCACTGGCAGCACTCAAAGAGTTTTTCCGCCACAACCGCACCGACTGGCTCGCCTGGATCACCCTCCGTCGCCTGAGCCCGACCCGCTCTTTTGATATGCCGGTCACTGTACTGGAGCAATCCAAAGGCACGGCTCGTAGCGCACGTATCGGTGTACTGCACCGCAAACACTCCGGTGCGGCCACCTGGCTGACCTTGACCGGTATTCACCTGGAATCCTTCTTCCTGATCGCAGCCTTTATCTTGATTTATCTGTTTATTCCCGAGCAGATTGTGGCAAATATCCAATGGATTCCACTGATTCGCGGCGAGACCCTGGCGCTGGAATGGGCATCCAATATTCTCTGTTTACTTATTATGGCGGCGGTGGCGCCATTTTATATCGTCAGCGGCTTTTGCCTGTATATCGGCCGGCGCATCGAGCTGGAAGGCTGGGATATCGAGATTCAATTCCGCGATTTGGTCGAGCGCTACCGACACACTCAGCGGGCTGGTAAAAAGACCGCCACTAGCACCTCCCCCCTAGCCGCTCTGTTGTTACTGTGCGTCCTGGCCGGCACCTCCTTTGCACCGGCGCCACGGGCCTATGCGGAAACGTTGCAAACCCCAGCTCAAGCGCAACAACACATTGACGAGATTCTCGCCGGAGAGGATTTTCACAGCATTGAGCAGGAGAGCGGCTGGCGCCTGAAAAAAATTGAAGAAGAGCGAGGAAAAATTCCCGAGTGGATCATTGAGCTATTCGAATGGCTATTCAAATGGCTTATGCAAAACTCTCAGGAGGCTGATGATTCCTCAGACATCAACTGGGGAGCACTGCTCGCCAAGCCCATTGAGTTACTACTGTGGATTGGCGTGATTGCCGGCTTGCTCTATCTGGGGTGGCGCCACCGCGAAGCCATCCTCAACAGCTTTCGCTGGCAACACAAACCCAAAACAAAACCGGTAGCGCCAGAAACCCTGTTCGGACTCGATGTACGTCAGTCCAGCCTGCCCGACGACGTATGTGCGGAAGTAATGCGCCTGTGGCGGACCGGCGATCAACGCGCCGGTCTCGGCCTCCTGTATCGTTCCACCCTGTCCCATTTAATTGAGGATTTCCAGTTCCAGTTTGGCGACCACCTTACCGAAAGCGAGTGTGCCCAGCTGGTAAGCCAGCGCCAGCGATCACCACAGGAAGCGCTGCGCCCAGTCAGCGCCCCACTGAGCCAGTTTGTGCAGCAACTCACCGGCAGTTGGCAACAGCTGGCCTATGCTCATCGCCCCCCCGCCGATGAGCAGCTGGGCGGCCTGTGCCAACAGTGGCAGGAGGTGTTCGGCAATGACCGTTAA
- a CDS encoding DUF4350 domain-containing protein produces MTVKRLVIGFALLLCAALVWLFLTFFERYTEEKDRGWGPEARRNLFLAAEHYLAQVGLEPRQAENISVLNGLSPNATLFIANSSQAYNSQRVEELLQWVESGGHAIVVARTAGFDSEKGGSAERDWLLENLGVSIVEGHEEYRFEHPLQPLLGEDAELSPEQSPGEAMREYNRKIDEAEEQAETKEKKPRNPDVETEDLITLPTAGGAEIQLHFDAGQLLYHEGIDNSSAEGAPVFFAKVWREDEAVPFMQFERGQGVITLLTDNTIWQSHRIGHFDHAYFLQLLAGSGDFVFLTRPRFDSLGFLAKKYASEFFISGLLALLGWLVLRARRFGPLQPPPEIARRSLLEHISACGHYYWRDDQCERLLRGQREELLRRLGAADANAKTKRKLCQHLSDATGLSETKLAACLWGTPATSEETFTEQMRNLQRIEAAL; encoded by the coding sequence ATGACCGTTAAACGTCTGGTAATTGGCTTCGCCCTGCTGCTCTGTGCGGCACTGGTATGGTTATTTCTCACCTTTTTTGAACGCTACACAGAAGAAAAGGATCGCGGTTGGGGGCCTGAGGCGCGGCGCAATCTGTTTCTGGCCGCCGAGCACTACTTGGCGCAAGTAGGGCTGGAACCGCGCCAGGCAGAAAATATCTCCGTCCTGAATGGGCTGTCCCCAAATGCGACTCTGTTTATCGCTAACTCCAGCCAAGCTTACAACTCCCAGCGGGTTGAGGAGTTACTGCAATGGGTGGAAAGCGGGGGGCACGCCATCGTAGTGGCACGTACTGCAGGGTTCGATTCCGAGAAAGGAGGCAGTGCCGAACGCGACTGGCTGCTGGAAAACCTGGGTGTCTCCATCGTAGAAGGCCACGAGGAATATCGCTTTGAGCATCCCCTGCAGCCACTGTTGGGCGAAGATGCCGAACTGAGCCCGGAGCAGAGCCCCGGTGAGGCCATGCGCGAATACAATCGCAAAATCGACGAAGCCGAAGAGCAGGCCGAGACCAAAGAGAAAAAACCCCGCAACCCAGATGTTGAAACGGAAGACTTGATCACTCTGCCTACCGCCGGTGGGGCTGAGATTCAATTACATTTCGACGCAGGCCAACTGCTCTATCACGAGGGGATCGATAACAGCAGCGCTGAGGGCGCCCCGGTATTTTTCGCCAAGGTATGGCGCGAAGACGAAGCCGTGCCTTTTATGCAATTTGAGCGGGGTCAAGGGGTTATCACCCTGCTGACCGATAACACTATCTGGCAATCCCACCGCATCGGCCATTTCGACCACGCCTATTTCCTGCAGCTTTTGGCCGGAAGTGGCGATTTCGTCTTTCTGACCCGCCCGCGTTTCGACTCCCTGGGTTTTCTAGCGAAAAAGTACGCTTCTGAGTTTTTTATCTCCGGCCTACTCGCCTTGCTCGGCTGGCTGGTTCTACGTGCGCGTCGCTTTGGCCCGTTACAACCTCCGCCTGAAATTGCCCGGCGCTCACTGTTGGAGCATATCTCCGCCTGTGGCCACTACTACTGGCGCGACGACCAGTGCGAACGGTTACTGCGCGGCCAGCGCGAAGAGCTGCTGCGCCGGCTCGGCGCTGCGGACGCCAACGCCAAGACCAAGCGCAAACTGTGCCAGCACCTCAGTGATGCCACCGGCCTCAGTGAAACCAAACTGGCCGCCTGCCTTTGGGGCACACCGGCGACCAGCGAAGAAACCTTTACCGAACAAATGCGCAATCTGCAGCGTATAGAGGCAGCCCTATGA
- a CDS encoding AAA family ATPase — MSDTTLNPEPKTHTEAPDWQAASAQLQLLRNNINRLLIGQEQVVEQVLVALLASGHVLLEGVPGLGKTLLVRTLASCFGGHFRRIQFTPDLMPADVTGHAMYNMGESRFEVRRGPVFTNLLLADEINRAPAKTQAALLEVMQEKQVTIDGKAFPVPSPFMVLATQNPIEQEGTYPLPEAELDRFLLKVLIDYPSLEAELKLAAAASSGRIEQHLREKPAGEITVEQLQQLQALVPQVALDQQVLDYAVRLVRATRDANQLRSPAGPRASIGLLQAARASALLQGREFVLPDDIKAMATPVMRHRVSLSPDMEIDGETTDSALAMIIDSVEAPRL; from the coding sequence ATGAGTGATACCACCCTGAACCCAGAACCAAAAACCCACACCGAGGCACCGGACTGGCAGGCTGCCTCCGCCCAACTCCAACTGCTACGCAACAATATCAACCGCCTGCTGATCGGTCAGGAGCAGGTCGTCGAACAGGTGTTGGTGGCCTTGCTGGCTTCCGGCCACGTATTGCTGGAAGGCGTACCCGGCCTTGGCAAAACCCTGTTGGTGCGTACCCTGGCCAGCTGCTTTGGCGGTCACTTCCGCCGCATCCAATTCACCCCGGACCTGATGCCAGCTGACGTGACCGGCCATGCCATGTACAACATGGGCGAGAGCCGCTTCGAAGTGCGCCGCGGCCCGGTATTTACCAACTTACTGCTGGCGGATGAAATCAACCGCGCCCCGGCCAAAACCCAGGCAGCCCTGCTAGAGGTGATGCAGGAGAAGCAGGTCACAATCGATGGCAAGGCATTTCCCGTACCTAGCCCCTTTATGGTGCTGGCCACCCAGAACCCTATTGAGCAAGAGGGCACCTATCCACTGCCGGAGGCGGAGCTGGACCGCTTCCTACTCAAAGTTCTGATCGACTACCCCAGCCTGGAGGCCGAGCTGAAACTGGCCGCCGCCGCCAGCAGCGGCCGCATCGAGCAGCACCTGCGAGAGAAGCCCGCCGGCGAGATAACCGTGGAGCAACTGCAACAACTGCAAGCCCTGGTACCCCAGGTAGCCCTGGACCAGCAGGTACTGGATTACGCCGTGCGCCTGGTGCGCGCCACCCGCGACGCCAACCAGTTGCGCAGCCCAGCGGGTCCCCGCGCCAGTATCGGCCTGTTGCAGGCCGCACGTGCCAGCGCCCTGTTGCAGGGGCGGGAATTTGTGCTGCCCGACGATATCAAGGCGATGGCGACCCCTGTCATGCGCCACCGCGTGAGCCTGTCCCCAGATATGGAAATCGATGGCGAGACCACCGACAGTGCTCTGGCCATGATTATCGATAGCGTCGAGGCGCCGCGACTGTGA